A genome region from Dolichospermum compactum NIES-806 includes the following:
- a CDS encoding NAD-dependent epimerase/dehydratase family protein, which translates to MRILVIGGTRFIGVYLTDLLVRAGHEVVLFNRGNHAAPAGVGQIIGDRTDATQLKEKLASASFDVVFDNNGRELTDTQPLAEVFQGRVKHFVYMSSAGVYLKSDQMPHLEGDAVDPKSRHKGKHETEAYLKQLGIPFTSIRPTYIYGPQNYNPLESWFFERIVRDRPICIPGNGMHLTQLGHVQDLAQAMTQIIGNEKAIGEIYNISGDRYVTFDGLARACAVAAGKSADDLKIVHYDPKKFDFGKRKAFPMRVQHFFASVNKAQIELNWQPKYDLISGLQDSWENDYLATGADKLAVDFSVDDEILNAG; encoded by the coding sequence ATGCGGATTCTGGTTATTGGTGGAACTCGGTTTATTGGGGTGTATTTGACTGATTTACTGGTGAGGGCTGGACATGAGGTGGTTTTGTTCAATCGTGGTAATCATGCTGCACCTGCGGGGGTAGGACAAATTATCGGCGATCGCACTGATGCAACTCAACTCAAAGAAAAGTTAGCATCAGCAAGTTTTGATGTCGTTTTTGACAATAATGGTAGGGAACTCACGGATACGCAACCTCTGGCAGAAGTTTTTCAAGGACGGGTGAAACATTTTGTTTATATGAGTTCGGCGGGTGTTTACCTCAAATCTGACCAAATGCCCCATTTAGAAGGTGATGCTGTTGATCCTAAGAGTCGTCACAAGGGTAAACATGAGACGGAAGCTTACCTGAAGCAGTTGGGAATCCCCTTTACTTCTATTCGTCCTACTTATATCTACGGGCCGCAAAATTATAATCCTTTGGAAAGTTGGTTTTTTGAGAGAATTGTGCGCGATCGCCCGATTTGTATTCCGGGAAATGGAATGCACCTAACTCAACTAGGCCATGTTCAGGATTTAGCTCAAGCGATGACCCAGATAATCGGTAATGAAAAGGCGATTGGGGAGATTTATAATATTTCAGGCGATCGCTATGTTACTTTTGACGGTTTAGCCCGTGCTTGTGCTGTAGCTGCTGGTAAATCTGCTGATGATCTGAAAATCGTTCATTATGATCCGAAAAAGTTTGATTTCGGTAAACGTAAGGCTTTTCCCATGCGGGTCCAACATTTCTTTGCATCTGTGAATAAGGCACAAATAGAATTAAATTGGCAACCTAAATATGATTTAATTTCTGGTTTGCAAGATTCTTGGGAAAATGATTATTTAGCGACTGGTGCAGATAAATTAGCAGTTGATTTTTCTGTAGATGATGAGATTTTGAACGCTGGGTAA
- a CDS encoding sugar transferase, with protein sequence MTAQSSLLSGKRYPRKDNSTSMTVLSKRGQKVKQPKVKSRSLSFQGLYGEFFKRLFDIVFSLSVLILFSPIYMILALLIAISSKGPIFYVQERVGKNYRSFNCIKFRTMVNNADEILVEMMTTSPSLRAEFEDNFKLKTDPRITKIGHFLRITSLDEFPQFWNVLKGDMSVVGPRPLVAEELIKYGDYINHVLTIRPGITGLWQVSGRNDIPYPRRVQIDLHYVNFRNFWLDLWIILKTVNVVIMPKNKGAY encoded by the coding sequence ATGACTGCCCAGAGTTCACTCCTCTCCGGCAAACGATACCCGCGAAAGGATAACAGTACATCTATGACTGTTTTATCAAAACGTGGTCAAAAAGTTAAACAGCCAAAGGTGAAATCCAGAAGTTTATCTTTTCAGGGTTTATACGGAGAGTTTTTTAAACGACTGTTTGATATAGTTTTTTCATTGTCGGTCTTGATTTTGTTTTCTCCCATTTACATGATATTGGCCTTATTGATAGCCATAAGCTCAAAGGGGCCGATCTTTTATGTTCAAGAACGGGTAGGCAAAAACTACCGCAGCTTTAATTGTATTAAGTTTCGCACTATGGTCAACAATGCTGACGAAATTCTCGTCGAAATGATGACCACATCACCTAGTCTGCGAGCAGAATTTGAAGACAACTTTAAGCTGAAAACAGACCCAAGAATCACTAAAATTGGCCATTTTTTGCGAATTACCAGCTTAGATGAATTTCCCCAATTTTGGAATGTTCTCAAAGGAGATATGAGTGTAGTTGGTCCAAGACCTTTGGTGGCAGAAGAATTAATAAAATATGGTGATTATATCAATCATGTTTTAACAATTCGTCCGGGAATTACTGGTTTGTGGCAAGTATCTGGGCGGAATGATATTCCCTATCCTCGCCGGGTACAAATAGACTTACATTATGTCAATTTTCGGAATTTTTGGCTTGATTTGTGGATTATCCTCAAAACAGTTAATGTTGTCATCATGCCCAAAAATAAAGGAGCTTACTAG
- a CDS encoding ribbon-helix-helix domain-containing protein — protein sequence MTSIKTAISIEESLYEEVIALAHEMKIPRSKLVALAMAEFLRRQKHRQLVESINEAYADDLDESEQIMLTAMRYHQGQLQEKEW from the coding sequence ATGACAAGCATCAAAACGGCTATTTCCATTGAAGAATCACTTTACGAAGAAGTAATAGCTTTAGCGCATGAAATGAAAATACCTCGCAGTAAATTAGTTGCTTTAGCAATGGCAGAATTTCTGCGTCGTCAAAAACATCGCCAATTAGTAGAAAGTATCAATGAAGCTTATGCAGATGATCTAGATGAATCGGAACAAATCATGTTAACAGCAATGCGATATCATCAAGGACAATTACAAGAAAAAGAATGGTAA
- a CDS encoding GDP-L-fucose synthase family protein encodes MTALELENKRILVTGGAGFLGRQVIDQLCQHGANREKITVTRSHDCDLRVWENCQRAADQQDIIIHLAAHVGGIGLNREKPGELFYDNLMMGTQLIHAAYQQGIEKFVCVGTICAYPKFTPVPFKEDDLWSGYPEETNAPYGVAKKALLVQLQSYRQQYGFNGIYLLPVNLYGPEDNFNPSSSHVIPALIRKVQEAQTRGEKQLPVWGDGSPTREFLYSTDAARGIVMGTQFYNDAEPVNLGTGYEISIKDLITLICELMEYEGELVWETDKPNGQPRRCLDTERAKQAFGFTAEVEFREGLKNTIDWWRKNAA; translated from the coding sequence ATGACAGCCTTAGAATTAGAAAATAAACGAATTCTTGTCACCGGTGGGGCGGGTTTTCTCGGTCGTCAAGTGATAGATCAATTGTGTCAGCATGGCGCTAATCGTGAGAAGATTACAGTGACGCGATCGCACGATTGTGATCTGCGGGTTTGGGAAAATTGCCAACGAGCGGCAGACCAACAGGATATTATCATTCATCTAGCTGCCCATGTGGGTGGAATTGGTCTGAATCGAGAAAAACCCGGCGAGTTATTTTACGATAACTTGATGATGGGAACTCAGTTAATCCATGCTGCTTATCAACAGGGGATAGAAAAGTTCGTTTGTGTAGGAACTATCTGCGCTTATCCTAAATTTACCCCCGTCCCCTTTAAAGAAGATGACCTTTGGAGTGGTTATCCAGAAGAGACTAACGCCCCCTACGGAGTGGCGAAAAAAGCCCTGTTAGTCCAACTGCAATCCTATCGTCAGCAGTATGGCTTTAATGGTATTTATCTCTTGCCTGTGAATTTATACGGACCAGAAGATAACTTCAACCCCAGCAGTTCTCATGTTATTCCTGCTTTAATTCGTAAAGTGCAAGAAGCCCAAACCAGGGGAGAAAAACAACTTCCTGTGTGGGGTGATGGTTCTCCTACCCGTGAATTTTTGTATTCTACAGACGCAGCACGGGGAATAGTCATGGGAACACAGTTTTATAATGATGCTGAACCCGTCAATTTAGGAACTGGTTACGAAATCTCTATCAAAGATCTAATTACCTTAATTTGCGAATTGATGGAATATGAGGGTGAACTTGTTTGGGAAACCGACAAACCCAATGGCCAACCTCGACGTTGTTTGGATACGGAAAGGGCAAAACAGGCTTTTGGTTTTACTGCTGAAGTAGAATTTAGAGAAGGGTTGAAAAATACTATTGATTGGTGGCGCAAAAACGCTGCATAG
- the gmd gene encoding GDP-mannose 4,6-dehydratase, giving the protein MTQRKRSLITGITGQDGSYLTELLLEQGYEVHGIIRRTSTFNTDRIDHMYEDPHNDGARLFLHYGDLTDGTTLRRILEEVKPTEIYNLGAQSHVRVSFDSPEYTVDAVGMGTLRLLEAVRDYQQRTGIEVRFYQAGSSEMYGLVQAVPQSETTPFYPRSPYACAKVYAHWQTVNYRESYNLFACNGILFNHESPRRGETFVTRKITRAVARIVAGKQKNIYMGNLDSKRDWGYAKDYVRAMWLMLQQEQPDDYVVATGETHSVKEFLELAFGYVNLDWQKYVEFDQRYLRPAEVDLLIGDPTKAQQKLGWQPSVTFKELVALMVEADLQAVGCTSSNGNGGKQIQDIATTRQELGSLHF; this is encoded by the coding sequence ATGACACAAAGAAAACGGTCTTTAATTACTGGTATTACTGGTCAAGATGGTTCTTATTTAACCGAACTTTTACTAGAACAAGGTTATGAAGTACACGGAATTATTCGCCGTACTTCCACTTTTAACACAGACAGAATTGATCATATGTACGAAGATCCTCATAACGATGGCGCAAGACTATTTCTTCACTATGGTGATTTGACGGACGGAACAACTCTGCGACGAATTTTAGAAGAAGTCAAACCTACAGAAATTTATAATTTAGGCGCTCAATCCCACGTCCGAGTCAGTTTTGATTCACCTGAATATACAGTAGATGCTGTAGGTATGGGGACATTGCGTTTATTGGAAGCAGTCCGCGATTATCAACAGCGGACTGGGATTGAAGTCCGTTTCTATCAAGCCGGTTCTTCGGAAATGTATGGTTTGGTGCAAGCAGTTCCTCAAAGTGAAACCACACCTTTTTATCCCCGCAGTCCCTACGCTTGTGCTAAGGTGTACGCTCACTGGCAAACGGTGAATTACCGTGAATCTTACAATTTGTTTGCTTGTAATGGTATTTTGTTTAATCATGAATCTCCAAGACGGGGTGAAACATTTGTTACCCGCAAAATAACCAGAGCCGTAGCCCGTATTGTCGCTGGCAAACAAAAAAATATCTACATGGGTAATTTGGACTCCAAGAGAGATTGGGGTTATGCGAAAGATTACGTAAGAGCAATGTGGTTGATGTTGCAGCAAGAGCAACCAGATGATTATGTAGTGGCGACTGGTGAAACCCATTCAGTCAAAGAGTTTCTAGAATTAGCATTTGGTTATGTCAATCTTGATTGGCAGAAATACGTAGAGTTTGATCAGCGCTATTTGCGTCCTGCTGAAGTAGATTTACTAATTGGTGATCCCACTAAAGCACAGCAGAAATTAGGCTGGCAACCATCGGTAACATTTAAAGAACTGGTGGCGCTAATGGTAGAAGCTGATTTACAAGCTGTGGGTTGTACTTCCTCCAATGGTAATGGTGGAAAACAAATTCAAGATATTGCTACTACCCGTCAAGAATTAGGATCTCTGCACTTTTAA
- a CDS encoding glycosyltransferase: MSLEYALVHEWLTPQATGGSELVVQEILNHIDADLYALIDFESSNPESYLYKRQIGTTFLQKFPQARQGVQKYLPLLPLAIEQLDLREYEVILSSSHAVAKGVLTTPNQLHICYSHSPMRYAWDLTFDYLNQSKLGQGAIGWITRQILHNLRQWDVISANRVDYFIANSQHTARRIWRCYRREATVIYPPVNLDECPFSSEKEDFYLIVSRLVSYKQVSLIVQAFNQLKKPLIIIGTGPQMNKLREIAQPHIQILGWQPDHIVKNYMSRAKAFVYAACEDFGIALVEAQACGTPVIAYGAGGALETVRDIQTHPDTGTGILFKIQTVGALVDAVEKFVDQQHLYSYEYIQTHANQFSRQVFAERYLSFVNECREKGVYRQ, translated from the coding sequence GTGTCCCTAGAATATGCCTTAGTTCATGAGTGGTTAACCCCTCAAGCCACAGGAGGTTCAGAACTCGTAGTCCAAGAGATATTAAATCACATTGACGCTGATTTGTATGCCCTGATAGATTTTGAATCCAGCAATCCAGAAAGTTACCTGTACAAACGTCAAATTGGCACAACGTTTTTACAGAAATTTCCCCAAGCCCGTCAAGGAGTCCAAAAATATTTACCCTTATTACCCTTGGCCATTGAGCAATTGGATTTGCGAGAATATGAAGTTATCTTATCTTCATCTCATGCTGTAGCTAAAGGAGTCTTAACCACCCCTAATCAATTGCATATCTGTTATAGCCATAGCCCCATGCGCTACGCTTGGGATTTAACCTTTGATTATCTCAACCAAAGCAAACTAGGGCAAGGAGCAATCGGCTGGATCACCCGCCAAATCCTCCATAATTTGCGGCAATGGGACGTAATCAGCGCCAACCGGGTAGATTACTTCATTGCCAACTCCCAACACACAGCCAGACGGATTTGGCGTTGCTATCGGCGGGAAGCAACAGTCATCTATCCACCAGTTAACCTAGATGAATGTCCCTTTTCCTCGGAAAAAGAGGATTTTTACCTGATAGTTTCTCGATTAGTCAGTTATAAACAAGTTTCTTTAATTGTCCAGGCTTTTAATCAGCTAAAAAAACCCCTGATCATTATTGGCACAGGTCCCCAAATGAACAAATTACGGGAAATAGCCCAACCACATATTCAAATCTTAGGATGGCAACCCGATCATATCGTCAAAAATTATATGTCCCGTGCCAAAGCCTTTGTTTATGCAGCTTGCGAAGACTTTGGCATTGCCCTAGTTGAAGCCCAAGCTTGTGGAACTCCCGTAATTGCCTATGGTGCAGGTGGTGCATTAGAAACAGTTAGAGATATTCAAACACATCCTGATACAGGAACTGGTATATTATTCAAAATCCAAACAGTAGGAGCTTTAGTAGATGCCGTAGAAAAATTTGTAGATCAGCAACATTTATACAGTTATGAGTATATACAAACACACGCTAATCAATTTTCTCGCCAGGTTTTTGCAGAACGTTATCTCAGTTTTGTGAATGAATGTCGAGAAAAAGGAGTTTACAGACAGTAA
- a CDS encoding DUF3370 domain-containing protein gives MLPLLLAFTLAQAVPATPPPEEILQIQSVRPLPGQLDSVPVFNSNSPELVLKEGILLSTFPAAGKKVPSAHLNFPLRGQFDIFAHHIAKAEPPENLRSLYLGIILHNPGSQPVTVNILQGASYLSQPDAPFKEIASLIPNDLGTVFAGPGSRVMSDILRGKRQDIFPPQIVIPPGESQMLLNLPIPVQGLTPPLNGRSTYLRLRSNGNVYAASLAMFARTNIDGSERAPNLTEWQNLLDNGELSTPRDKVPTPITGNNKPTIYGRVAGVSKGSRWLADIVDAPKSKYLTIPQPGAAFSYGLSTLHGGTLGTNQIQTAPMLVRYPDTAYYAHGNYGTQYSLKLPLYNNTQNQQTVSIAVQTPLKENQLSKSGLRFFKLPARQIFFRGTVRLRYQNQGKWQNKFVHLVQKRGEAGEPLVLLDIKPENKSLVQVDFLYPPDASPPQVITVSTQAR, from the coding sequence ATGTTACCACTATTACTTGCTTTCACCCTTGCTCAAGCTGTTCCTGCCACACCACCACCAGAAGAAATATTACAAATCCAATCAGTACGCCCTTTGCCAGGACAATTGGATTCAGTACCAGTATTTAATAGCAATAGTCCAGAACTGGTATTAAAAGAAGGAATTTTACTTTCTACCTTTCCAGCAGCAGGGAAAAAAGTCCCGTCAGCCCATTTAAATTTTCCCTTGCGCGGACAATTTGATATTTTTGCCCATCATATTGCCAAAGCAGAACCACCGGAAAATTTACGTTCTTTGTACTTGGGCATCATCTTACATAATCCTGGTTCTCAACCAGTGACAGTTAATATATTGCAAGGTGCGAGTTATTTAAGTCAACCAGATGCCCCATTTAAGGAAATAGCATCTTTAATTCCCAATGACTTAGGAACAGTTTTTGCCGGTCCTGGAAGTCGGGTGATGTCTGATATTTTGAGAGGGAAAAGACAAGATATTTTCCCCCCACAAATTGTCATTCCTCCAGGGGAAAGCCAGATGTTATTAAATTTACCCATTCCCGTGCAAGGATTAACACCTCCTTTAAATGGTCGGTCTACATATCTGCGACTGCGAAGTAATGGTAATGTTTATGCTGCTAGTTTGGCGATGTTTGCCCGCACAAATATTGATGGTAGTGAACGTGCGCCTAATTTAACAGAATGGCAAAATTTATTAGATAATGGTGAATTATCCACACCCAGAGATAAAGTCCCCACACCCATCACAGGAAACAACAAACCGACAATTTACGGGCGTGTAGCCGGAGTATCCAAGGGTTCTCGATGGTTAGCAGACATAGTAGATGCCCCAAAAAGCAAGTATTTAACCATTCCCCAACCTGGTGCAGCCTTCTCCTACGGTTTGAGTACCTTACATGGAGGAACATTAGGCACAAATCAAATTCAAACCGCACCCATGTTAGTCCGCTATCCTGACACCGCTTATTACGCTCATGGTAATTATGGGACTCAATATAGTCTCAAGTTACCTTTATATAACAATACTCAAAATCAACAAACTGTGAGTATTGCAGTCCAAACTCCCCTGAAAGAAAATCAATTAAGCAAATCTGGACTACGCTTTTTTAAACTACCAGCCCGTCAAATCTTCTTCCGAGGTACTGTACGCTTACGTTATCAAAACCAGGGAAAATGGCAAAATAAATTTGTGCATTTAGTTCAAAAGCGTGGTGAAGCAGGAGAACCATTAGTTTTATTGGATATAAAACCAGAAAATAAATCTTTAGTCCAAGTAGATTTTCTTTATCCACCAGATGCTTCACCACCACAGGTTATAACCGTGTCAACTCAAGCTAGGTAG
- a CDS encoding type II toxin-antitoxin system PemK/MazF family toxin yields MVIKQGDIYWIDLGEPIGSEPAYIRPYVVIQNDLLNGSQIKTVIVCALTSNLRRAKAIGNVLLELGEANFDRESVVNVSQIFTVDKALLTEKIGTLSQKRIRQILAGLAIVTEPQEIDFDKI; encoded by the coding sequence ATGGTAATTAAGCAAGGTGATATTTATTGGATTGATTTGGGAGAACCAATAGGTTCAGAACCAGCTTATATTCGTCCTTATGTGGTGATCCAAAATGACTTACTCAACGGTTCTCAAATTAAAACCGTAATAGTTTGTGCATTAACTTCTAATTTGAGACGAGCTAAGGCGATAGGTAATGTTTTACTAGAGTTAGGAGAAGCTAATTTTGACAGAGAAAGTGTAGTAAATGTATCGCAAATTTTTACAGTAGATAAAGCTCTATTAACTGAAAAAATTGGCACGCTATCTCAAAAAAGAATTAGACAAATTTTAGCCGGGTTAGCAATAGTAACAGAACCACAAGAAATAGATTTTGATAAAATTTAA
- the pirA gene encoding arginine synthesis PII-interacting regulator PirA yields the protein MSIKRMELTKQTTRKHQENIQKILEHRLQVARTQNNENLLHQLEAEMREFSEQPEPEDVKVGLFGLIYNRVKLSLK from the coding sequence ATGAGTATAAAAAGAATGGAATTGACTAAACAAACTACAAGAAAGCATCAAGAAAATATCCAAAAAATCCTAGAACATCGCTTGCAAGTAGCGAGAACGCAGAATAACGAAAACCTATTGCATCAGTTAGAAGCGGAAATGAGAGAATTTAGCGAACAACCTGAACCTGAAGATGTTAAAGTTGGTTTATTTGGGTTAATTTACAACCGAGTAAAACTATCCCTGAAATAA